One window of Methanobacterium alkalithermotolerans genomic DNA carries:
- a CDS encoding succinate dehydrogenase/fumarate reductase iron-sulfur subunit: protein MKLKVYRYQEGMEYPEYDSFEVEREPGLTVLGALLQIQEQLDDSLSFRYSCRGAVCGTCAMLINKVPALACRTQIEPLLKGDLQVSLFPYPGAEETVPWDAKKEVLIEPLPHMAVIKDLMVDMDKFFEYYHFIQPVFKPSDINPEKERLMDPQDVKKLEEYTSCILCAACFGACPVEGENPEYLGPAALAKLYRFHIDPREEDTSRLKIADIPPGWWACDSIGNCLRVCPKKVPPIKAINLAREELNEKK from the coding sequence ATGAAACTAAAAGTTTACCGCTACCAGGAAGGAATGGAATACCCTGAATATGATAGCTTTGAAGTAGAAAGAGAACCCGGATTAACTGTATTGGGAGCTTTATTACAGATTCAAGAGCAATTAGATGATTCACTTTCATTTCGCTATTCCTGTCGGGGTGCAGTTTGCGGTACCTGTGCCATGTTAATCAACAAAGTTCCTGCTTTGGCCTGTCGAACTCAAATTGAACCACTTTTAAAGGGAGATTTGCAAGTTTCCCTATTTCCTTATCCAGGGGCAGAAGAAACTGTTCCCTGGGATGCTAAAAAAGAAGTTTTAATAGAACCATTGCCTCATATGGCTGTAATAAAAGACCTTATGGTTGATATGGATAAATTTTTTGAGTATTACCACTTTATCCAGCCTGTTTTTAAGCCATCAGATATTAATCCTGAAAAAGAGAGGTTGATGGATCCACAGGATGTTAAAAAGCTGGAAGAATATACCAGCTGTATTCTATGTGCTGCATGTTTTGGGGCCTGTCCAGTTGAAGGAGAAAATCCAGAATATCTGGGTCCGGCTGCTTTGGCTAAACTCTACCGCTTTCATATTGACCCCCGGGAGGAGGATACTTCTCGCCTGAAAATTGCAGATATACCACCGGGTTGGTGGGCCTGTGATTCCATTGGGAACTGTTTAAGGGTCTGTCCCAAAAAAGTACCTCCTATTAAAGCCATTAATCTAGCCCGGGAAGAATTGAATGAAAAAAAATAG
- a CDS encoding FAD-dependent oxidoreductase codes for MIHEYEVVIIGGGLAGLRAALQVFDAGVDVAVISKVNPLRSHSVAAQGGMNASLGNVRGPEGSVDTWKNHAYDTVKGSDYLADQDAVEIMCREAPLSVIELEHLGTVWSRLENGKIAQRPFGGAGFPRTCYAADRTGHNALHTLYEQVNHRKIPIYEEFFVTSLIRNQERCTGCTALEFLKGEIHGFIAKAVLMATGGFGRIFNKSTNALINTGDGQALALRAGVPLKDMEFVQFHPTTLYGTNILITEGARGEGGMLLNKRGERFMEKYAPGSLDLAPRDVVARSIEEEIAQKRGFEGDYVQLDLRHIGAERIKERLPGIRQISMDFAGIDPVNDPIPVQPGQHYSMGGIDVDINGQTILPGLYAAGECACISVHGANRLGGNSILETVVFGRLVADKIIEDINDLATPPKKQVEKGIKTSKNHLEKIIQSKGLENQFNIKNMLNKTMSTKFGIFRKEDGMLKGLGDIHKMQEIVSTVSIKNKELELNHALIRLLELQGMLHVAESVAISAIERRESRGSHKRTDFPERNDENFLKHTLVKGEAGNMVVSYSPVQLGMFEPEERVY; via the coding sequence GTGATTCATGAATACGAGGTAGTAATTATAGGAGGTGGTTTAGCCGGACTAAGAGCGGCCCTTCAGGTTTTTGATGCCGGTGTTGATGTGGCAGTTATTAGTAAAGTTAATCCTTTAAGATCTCACTCCGTGGCTGCTCAGGGTGGAATGAATGCTTCTTTAGGCAATGTGAGGGGACCTGAAGGTAGTGTTGATACCTGGAAAAACCATGCCTATGATACGGTGAAAGGATCTGATTATCTGGCAGATCAGGATGCCGTGGAAATAATGTGCCGTGAAGCCCCACTATCGGTTATTGAATTGGAACACCTGGGAACCGTGTGGTCCCGTTTGGAAAATGGAAAAATAGCACAACGACCTTTTGGAGGGGCCGGGTTTCCACGTACATGTTATGCCGCAGATCGTACCGGGCATAACGCACTTCATACTCTTTATGAACAGGTTAATCATCGGAAAATTCCTATTTATGAGGAATTTTTTGTTACCTCCCTGATTAGGAACCAGGAAAGGTGTACCGGGTGTACTGCTCTGGAATTTTTAAAGGGTGAAATTCATGGATTTATAGCTAAAGCAGTACTGATGGCCACCGGAGGCTTTGGTAGAATATTTAATAAATCTACTAATGCCCTGATTAATACTGGTGACGGTCAGGCTCTGGCTTTACGTGCCGGGGTGCCCTTAAAAGATATGGAGTTTGTGCAGTTTCATCCTACCACCCTTTATGGTACTAATATTTTAATCACCGAAGGGGCCCGTGGAGAGGGAGGTATGCTACTGAATAAGAGGGGTGAACGTTTTATGGAAAAATATGCTCCTGGTTCCCTGGATCTAGCACCCCGGGATGTGGTGGCCCGATCCATAGAAGAGGAAATTGCCCAAAAAAGAGGATTTGAAGGGGATTATGTGCAGCTTGATCTTCGCCACATTGGTGCAGAACGTATAAAAGAGCGTTTACCCGGGATAAGGCAAATTTCTATGGACTTTGCAGGTATTGATCCTGTAAATGACCCTATTCCAGTCCAACCCGGTCAGCACTATTCCATGGGAGGGATAGATGTGGATATTAATGGACAAACCATTCTTCCAGGGCTCTATGCTGCCGGAGAATGTGCATGTATTAGTGTACACGGGGCTAACCGCCTGGGTGGAAATTCAATTCTGGAAACCGTGGTTTTTGGGCGCCTGGTAGCAGATAAAATAATAGAAGATATAAATGACTTGGCAACTCCCCCAAAAAAACAGGTCGAAAAAGGTATTAAAACTTCAAAAAATCATTTAGAAAAGATTATCCAGAGTAAAGGATTAGAAAATCAGTTTAATATTAAAAATATGCTTAATAAAACCATGAGCACCAAATTTGGAATTTTTAGAAAAGAAGATGGTATGCTTAAAGGTTTAGGTGATATCCACAAGATGCAGGAAATTGTTTCTACAGTTTCCATTAAAAACAAGGAACTTGAACTTAACCATGCCCTTATAAGATTATTAGAGCTGCAGGGAATGCTTCATGTGGCAGAATCAGTTGCAATTAGTGCAATTGAAAGAAGAGAAAGTCGGGGATCCCATAAACGAACTGATTTCCCCGAACGTAATGATGAAAATTTCCTCAAGCACACTCTGGTTAAAGGGGAGGCGGGAAATATGGTTGTTTCCTACTCCCCGGTGCAATTAGGAATGTTTGAACCTGAGGAGCGTGTGTACTAA